From Anopheles funestus chromosome 3RL, idAnoFuneDA-416_04, whole genome shotgun sequence, a single genomic window includes:
- the LOC125767086 gene encoding uncharacterized protein LOC125767086 — protein sequence MSSSIHEKEPANGNGITGMPPAATHWYGSGTNGTDLQRPRRLSFNGSDMELSDLKGDPGVQGARSEEQKNAIDTKQTLILLAIATTLAVSIKYLLPTFDLASYRSIGSRVAVVADNVWQDFLDRCTRLKPPTFSWKMEHFVQQIATASHALYAVGFGLLLSSFTWYIIYLDSSIPGVNPPTPFSASKQRYRGGPASKERRFHLPYITALLSGVVGFLIVLFVNE from the exons ATGTCTTCTTCGATACACGAGAAGGAGCCAGCAAATGGCAACGGAATAACCGGCATGCCACCAGCAGCAACGCATTGGTACGGCAGCGGTACGAATGGGACAGATTTGCAGCGTCCCCGGAGGCTTTCGTTCAACGGATCCGATATGGAGCTGTCCGACCTGAAGGGTGATCCGGGCGTACAGGGGGCAAGGTCCGAAGAGCAGAAAAATGCCATCGATACGAAACAAACGCTAATCTTGCTCGCCATCGCCACAACGCTTGCAGTTTCCATCAAATATCTACTTCCGACCTTCGATTTAG CATCGTATCGATCGATAGGTTCCAGAGTTGCCGTAGTGGCAGACAATGTGTGGCAAGATTTCTTAGACCGCTGCACCCGCCTTAAGCCACCGACATTTTCGTGGAAGATGGAACACTTCGTACAACAGATAGCAACGGCATCCCACGCGCTGTATGCGGTCGGTTTTGGGCTGCTACTTTCATCATTCACCTGGTACATCATCTATCTGGATAGTAGCATTCCAGGAGTGAATCCACCGACTCCATTCTCCGCTTCCAAGCAACG CTACCGTGGTGGACCAGCCAGTAAGGAACGAAGATTTCACTTACCCTACATAACGGCCCTGCTAAGTGGAGTGGTGGGATTTTTAATTGTTCTATTCGTCAACGAGTAA
- the LOC125766983 gene encoding WD repeat-containing protein 48 homolog, with translation MLTHKNNQGGRKKMQVAFVIRDAEEKRHRNGVNALQLDTINGRLYSAGRDAIIRLWNSTQTTSSEPYIQSMEHHNDWVNDIVLCCGGRNLISASCDTTVKVWNAHKGFCMSTLRTHRDYVQALAYAKDREQVASAGLDKAIFLWDVNTLTALTASNNTVTTSSISGSKDSIYSLAMNPSGTIIVSGSTENTLRIWDPRTCNKIAKLKGHTENVKALIVSEDGTQVVSGSSDGKIKLWSIGQQRCIQTISVHSEGVWCLLMTDGFSHVISGSRDRKIIMTELRNPANSVLICEEQAPVLSMCYNIDQTGVWATTWNSDIRCWKLHKTDKLCNYSYSNSCSSINNGSGDGTSAPVAPAPSSNSRPATSVPVGTGVAANVGKGYEVACIKGGAAIKRYHVLNDKRFMLTRDTDENVAIYDVLKIKKVEDLGKVDFEEEIKKRSQRIYVPNWFMVDLKTGMPMIVLGQDEIDCFAAWVSAEAGLPEHAEPGSDPKVNYGSLLLQALLEHWRPAPPHHHIQGGPVELENGCDGDIRGNEYFSVPKHTPIIFSEVGGRNVCRLLVKDAAGETESALLNDTVPSWVTNVVIDRTLPKFIKLPFYLLAHPSMLKQDRNKKERLIANEFIQCRKVCEHVLEKVLGSDLPTAGSTGNSNSSQNNSQSDGNSESSQIPAEERIELLCNEVLCDPNMDLRTVRHFIWKQSSDLTFHYRTKFN, from the exons AtgctaacacacaaaaacaaccaagGAGGCCGTAAGAAAATGCAAGTGGCGTTCGTCATACGGGATGCAGAAGAAAAGCGGCACCGCAATGGAGTGAATGCACTGCAACTGGACACAATTAATGGGCGGCTCTACTCGGCCGGCAGGGATGCTATCATTCGCTTATGGAACTCGACGCAAACTACCTCCTCTGAGCCGTACATTCAAAGCATGGAGCACCATAATGATTGGGTGAATGATATCGTCTTATGCTGCGGTGGTCGTAACT tAATAAGCGCAAGCTGTGACACCACAGTGAAAGTTTGGAATGCACACAAAGGTTTCTGCATGTCGACTTTGCGCACACACAGAGATTATGTGCAGGCGCTTGCCTATGCCAAGGATCGGGAGCAGGTCGCCAGTGCTGGATTGGACAAAGCCATCTTCCTGTGGGACGTAAACACACTCACAGCATTAACTGCCTCCAACAACACAGTAACAA CGTCCAGTATATCGGGATCAAAGGATTCAATCTACAGCTTAGCGATGAACCCATCGGGTACAATAATTGTGAGCGGATCGACGGAAAACACGCTTCGAATTTGGGACCCACGCACCTGCAACAAGATAGCAAAGCTAAAAGGGCATACTGAAAACGTGAAAGCCCTTATCGTGTCGGAAGATGGCACGCAGGTCGTGTCCGGCAGTTCGGACGGAAAGATTAAACTTTGGAGCATCGGGCAGCAGCGTTGCATACAAACAATTAGTGTGCATTCGGAAGGGGTTTGGTGTTTGCTGATGACCGATGGCTTTTCGCACGTTATATCCGGTAGCCGAGATCGTAAGATTATCATGACCGAGCTGCGCAATCCGGCTAATAGTGTTCTAATCTGCGAAGAGCAAGCGCCAGTGCTGAGCATGTGCTACAACATCGACCAGACTGGTGTATGGGCGACCACATGGAACTCGGACATACGTTGCTGGAAGCTTCACAAAACGGATAAACTCTGCAACTACAGCTACTCGAACAGTTGCAGCAGTATTAACAATGGTAGCGGCGATGGTACATCCGCTCCGGTTGCACCGGCACCATCGTCTAACAGTAGACCGGCTACATCCGTACCGGTGGGAACCGGTGTTGCTGCCAACGTCGGAAAAGGTTACGAGGTGGCCTGCATTAAAGGTGGAGCCGCTATTAAACGATACCACGTGTTAAATGATAAGAGATTTATGCTTACGCGCGATACAGACGAAAACGTAGCCATCTACGATGTGTTAAAGATAAAGAAGGTCGAAGATCTTGGAAAGGTGGACTTTGAAGAGGAAATCAAAAAACGTAGTCAACGAATTTATGTGCCGAATTGGTTCATGGTGGATTTGAAAACTGGT aTGCCAATGATAGTGCTGGGACAGGACGAGATCGATTGTTTTGCGGCTTGGGTTTCGGCGGAAGCTGGTCTTCCAGAGCATGCAGAACCCGGTTCCGATCCTAAGGTGAACTATGGAAGTTTGCTGTTGCAGGCGTTGCTCGAACATTGGAGGCCTGCACCACCCCACCACCACATTCAGGGTGGACCGGTGGAACTGGAAAATGGTTGCGATGGTGACATTCGTGGCAACGAATACTTTAGCGTGCCGAAGCATACACCGATTATTTTTAGCGAAGTTGGTGGCCGGAATGTGTGCCGGTTGCTTGTGAAAGATGCTGCCGGAGAAACGGAAAGTGCATTGCTTAACGACACTGTCCCGTCATGGGTTACAAATGTGGTAATTGATAGAACGCTACCTAAGTTCATCAAGCTTCCATTCTATCTCTTGGCACATCCATCGATGCTGAAACAGGATCGCAACAAGAAG GAACGATTGATAGCGAACGAGTTTATCCAATGTCGAAAAGTTTGTGAGCATGTTCTAGAGAAGGTGCTAGGGTCAGATTTGCCAACGGCTGGAAGCACCGGCAATTCCAACTCGTCGCAAAACAACAGCCAAAGTGATGGTAATTCCGAAAGCAGCCAAATACCGGCCGAGGAGCGGATAGAGCTGTTGTGTAACGAGGTG CTGTGTGATCCCAACATGGATCTTCGTACGGTGAGGCATTTCATTTGGAAGCAATCATCTGATTTAACTTTCCATTATCGAACGAAATTCAACTAA
- the LOC125767064 gene encoding uncharacterized protein LOC125767064, whose product MSYRRDTMHSNRSCPQTPAPRKDGPRFPMSAAILETPSIMSSFREPELKNRSASAIEPPPKQFVMSFVSNDSLRSLNDSITFGENTSTQRHTSRQNFNTSQALNGSFLDCSFTSNYTSLSSSLKRKMPLANSTSNVNISRTYMDSSTFNAATGLKNFHRTTASGAAGLNDTFHTSSSSYDKRKLPPECGASKYIKPASTNIPKGCSSIAPSHPEANVSAQEAKTSLRIISGTIEHLQKTIREQGKLPLLLETVANVVSIKPGTRVKEKVILLRHRNQGPVMQGIFYEIDMVLPSLAPGDLVRCIGRLQSVGSRFQILKISRTTKHYNRAIVRLQTVSAFATKVRR is encoded by the exons ATGTCTTATCGGAGGG ATACAATGCATAGCAATCGCTCATGCCCACAAACGCCGGCCCCTCGAAAGGATGGTCCACGCTTTCCTATGTCGGCAGCAATACTCGAAACTCCTTCCATAATGAGCTCGTTTCGAGAGCCGGAACTAAAAAATCGTAGTGCCAGCGCAATAGAACCCCCTCCAAAGCAATTCGTTATGTCGTTTGTATCGAACGATTCCCTTCGTTCGCTGAATGATAGCATAACATTTGGTGAAAACACATCAACCCAACGTCATACTTCCAGGCAGAATTTTAACACATCACAGGCGTTAAACGGTTCATTTCTAGATTGTAGTTTTACTTCGAACTACACATCGTTATCATCATCCCTGAAACGGAAAATGCCATTGGCTAATTCTACAAGCAATGTGAATATTAGTAGAACATACATGGACTCCTCTACTTTCAACGCGGCAACAGGATTGAAAAACTTTCATCGCACAACTGCATCTGGTGCTGCCGGTCTGAATGATACGTTTCACACCAGCAGTTCGTCGTATGATAAACGAAAACTTCCACCAGAGTGTGGTGCATCGAAGTACATCAAACCTGCATCGACAAACATTCCCAAAGGATGCTCTTCTATCGCACCATCCCACCCAGAAGCTAATGTCAGTGCACAGGAAGCAAAAACTTCTCTTCGCATCATTTCCGGAACGATCGAACACCTCCAGAAGACGATCCGTGAACAAGGCAAGCTTCCGTTGCTACTAGAAACCGTAGCCAACGTGGTAAGCATTAAGCCTGGCACAAGGGTGAAGGAGAAGGTAATACTTTTACGACATCGGAACCAAGGACCGGTTATGCAGGGAATTTTCTACGAGATTGACATGGTTTTGCCTTCGCTAGCACCGGGTGATTTGGTGCGCTGTATCGGACGGCTTCAGTCTGTCGGAAGTCGATTTCAGATACTGAAAATCAGTCGAACTACGAAGCACTACAATCGGGCAATTGTGCGCTTACAAACGGTCAGTGCATTTGCCACGAAGGTGAGACgctaa